The Rhizobium rosettiformans genomic sequence CTGTTCGGCAACTACCTTGCCGAAGACCTGGTCAACATGTCGACCGGCGAAATCTACATGGAAGCCGGCGCAGAGATCGACGAGAAGACGCTCCCGCAGATTCTCGACTCGGGCTTCGAAGAGATTCCGGTTCTCGGCATCGACCACATCAATGTAGGCGCCTACATCCGCAACACGCTTGCCGCCGACAAGAACGAGAACCGTCAGGACGCGCTGTTCGACATCTACCGCGTCATGCGTCCGGGTGAGCCGCCGACCATGGACTCGGCGGAAGCCATGTTCCAGTCGCTGTTCTTCGACGCCGAGCGTTACGACCTGTCGGCCGTTGGTCGCGTCAAGATGAACATGCGTCTCGACCTCGACTGCCCGGATACCGTCCGCGTTCTGCGCAAGGACGACATCCTGGCCGTGGTCAAGATGCTGGTCGAACTGCGTGATGGCAAGGGCGAGATCGACGACATCGACAACCTCGGCAACCGTCGCGTTCGCTCCGTCGGCGAGCTGATGGAAAACCAGTACCGTCTCGGCCTGCTCCGCATGGAGCGCGCGATCAAGGAACGCATGTCGTCGATCGAAATCGACACCGTCATGCCGCAGGACCTGATCAACGCCAAGCCGGCTGCTGCTGCTGTCCGCGAATTCTTCGGCTCCTCGCAGCTGTCGCAGTTCATGGACCAGGTGAACCCGCTGTCGGAAATCACCCACAAGCGCCGTCTCTCGGCTCTTGGACCGGGTGGTCTGACCCGCGAGCGTGCAGGCTTCGAAGTCCGCGACGTTCACCCGACCCACTACGGCCGTATCTGCCCGATTGAAACGCCTGAGGGCCCGAACATCGGTCTGATCAACTCGCTCGCCACCTTCGCACGGGTCAACAAGTACGGCTTCATCGAAAGCCCGTACCGCAAGATCATCGACGGTAAGGTGACGATGGACGTGGTCTATCTGTCGGCAATGGAAGAAGCCAAGTACTACGTGGCCCAGGCCAACTCAGAGCTGACGGCCGATGGCCAGTTCGTCGAAGAGTTCGTCGTTTGCCGTCATGCTGGCGAAGTCATGCTGTCCCCGCGCGACACCATTAACCTGATGGACGTCTCGCCGAAGCAGCTGGTTTCGGTCGCGGCCGCTCTCATTCCGTTCCTCGAAAACGACGACGCCAACCGCGCTCTCATGGGCTCGAACATGCAGCGTCAGGCCGTGCCGCTTCTGCGTGCCGAAGCCCCGTTCGTTGGAACCGGCATGGAGCCGATCGTGGCTCGTGACTCCGGCGCTGCCATCGGCGCCCGTCGCGGCGGCGTGGTCGACCAGGTCGACGCGACCCGTATCGTTATCCGCGCCACGGAAGATCTCGATCCGTCCAAGTCGGGCGTCGACATCTACCGTCTGCAGAAGTTCCAGCGCTCGAACCAGAACACCTGCGTCAACCAGCGCCCGCTGGTGACCGTTGGCGACATCGTCAACAAGGGTGACATCATCGCGGACGGTCCGTCGACCGACCTCGGCGATCTGGCACTTGGCCGTAACGCGCTCGTCGCGTTCATGCCCTGGAACGGCTACAACTATGAGGACTCGATCCTCATGTCGGAGCGCATCGTTTCGGAAGATGTCTTCACCTCGATCCACATCGAGGAATTCGAAGTCATGGCCCGCGACACCAAGCTTGGTCCGGAAGAAATCACGCGCGACATTCCGAACGTTTCGGAAGAAGCGCTGAAGAACCTCGACGAAGCCGGTATCGTCTACATCGGTGCCGAAGTTCAGCCGGGCGACATCCTGGTCGGCAAGATCACGCCGAAGGGCGAAAGCCCGATGACGCCGGAAGAAAAGCTTCTGCGCGCCATCTTCGGTGAAAAGGCCTCTGACGTTCGCGACACCTCCATGCGCATGCCGCCCGGCACGTTTGGTACCGTCGTCGAAGTTCGCGTCTTCAATCGCCACGGCGTTGAGAAGGACGAGCGCGCGATGGCCATCGAGCGCGAGGAAATCGAACGCCTCGCCAAGGACCGTGACGACGAACAGGCGATCCTCGACCGTAACGTCTACGGCCGTCTGATCGACATGCTCCGTGGTCAGGTCTCGATCGCAGGTCCCAAGGGCTTCAAGAAGGGCGTCGAACTCACCAACGCCGTCGTCTCCGAATATCCCCGCTCGCAGTGGTGGATGTTTGCAGTCGAAGACGAAAAGGTGCAGGGCGAACTCGAAGCGCTCCGCGGCCAGTACGACGAATCCAAGTCGCGCCTTGAACAGCGCTTCATGGACAAGGTCGAAAAGGTCCAGCGCGGCGACGAAATGCCTCCGGGCGTCATGAAGATGGTCAAGGTCTTCGTTGCTGTGAAGCGCAAGATCCAGCCAGGCGACAAGATGGCGGGCCGTCACGGCAACAAGGGTGTTGTCTCGCGCATCGTACCGGTCGAGGACATGCCGTTCCTCGAAGATGGCACGCATGTCGACATCGTCTTGAACCCGCTCGGCGTTCCCTCGCGTATGAACGTCGGTCAGATCCTTGAAACCCACCTTGCCTGGGCTTGCGCCGGCATGGGTAAGAAGATCGGTCAGATGCTTGAGGACTATCGCAAGCACCTCGACATCACCGATCTGCGCAAGGAACTGACGGAGATCTACGAGTCGGAAGCGCATGACGAAGTGAAGCACTTCGACGACGACGCACTCGTCAAGCTTGCCGAAGAAGCCAAGCGCGGCGTATCCATCGCCACGCCGGTCTTCGACGGTGCGCATGAAAGCGACGTCTCCGAGATGCTGACGCGTGCAGGTCTCAACCCGTCTGGTCAGTCGACCTTGTATGATGGTCGTACCGGTGAAGCCTTCGACCGTCAGGTCACCGTCGGCTACATGTACATGATCAAGCTGAACCACCTTGTCGACGACAAGATCCACGCCCGCTCGATCGGCCCGTACTCGCTCGTCACCCAGCAGCCGCTCGGTGGTAAGGCGCAGTTCGGCGGTCAGCGCTTCGGGGAAATGGAAGTCTGGGCGCTCGAGGCCTACGGTGCTGCATACACCCTGCAGGAAATGCTCACCGTGAAGTCGGACGACGTGGCCGGCCGTACCAAGGTCTACGAGGCGATCGTCCGTGGCGACGACACCTTCGAGGCCGGTATTCCGGAAAGCTTCAACGTTCTCGTCAAGGAAATGCGCTCTCTCGGCCTTTCCGTCGAACTCGAGAACTCGAAGCTTCTGCCGGAAGACGGCCAGCTGCCCGACGCAGCCGAGTAAGTTTGACAAGGCGTGCGTGGCGTAAGATCGCCGCGCACGCCATTCCCGGCTCGCCCCGAAGGCCAATATCGGGACGGGAAGGGGAGTTTCGCCGCATTTCGCGGTTATTGTCATTTCAGGGTCCGGCGCGGCATCCCGGGAATTCGCCGCCACCGCGACCCAATCGAGGGCTCTCTGCCCCATCAAGGAGACAGGCATGAACCAAGAGGTCATGAACCTTTTCAACCCGACAGTGCCGGCCCAGCACTTCGACTCCATCCGGATCTCGATCGCGAGCCCGGAAAAGATCCTTTCCTGGTCTTACGGCGAGATCAAGAAGCCGGAAACCATCAACTACCGTACGTTCAAGCCCGAGCGTGACGGCCTTTTCTGCGCGCGTATCTTTGGACCGATCAAGGACTACGAATGCCTGTGCGGCAAGTACAAGCGCATGAAGTACAAGGGCATTATCTGCGAAAAGTGCGGCGTCGAAGTTACGCTGTCGCGCGTTCGCCGCGAGCGCATGGGCCACATTGAGCTCGCAGCCCCGGTCGCCCACATCTGGTTCCTGAAGTCGCTGCCGTCGCGCATCTCCACGCTCTTGGACATGACGCTGAAGGATGTCGAGCGCGTTCTCTACTTCGAGAACTACATCGTGACCGAGCCGGGCCTGACCTCGCTCAAGGAAAACCAGCTGCTCTCTGAAGAAGAGTACATGATGGCCGTCGACGAGTTCGGCGAAGACCAGTTCACCGCCATGATCGGCGCTGAAGCCATCTACGAGATGCTGGCCTCGATGAACCTCGAGAAGATCGCTGGCGATCTGCGTGCTGATCTGGCTGAGACCACCTCGGATCTCAAGCAGAAGAAGCTGATGAAGCGCCTGAAGATCGTCGAGAACTTCATGGAATCCGGCAACCGTCCGGAATGGATGATCATGAAGGTCGTTC encodes the following:
- the rpoB gene encoding DNA-directed RNA polymerase subunit beta, yielding MAQTLTFNGRRRVRKFFGKIPEVAEMPNLIEVQKASYDQFLMVDEPKGGRPDEGLNAVFKSVFPITDFSGASMLEFVSYEFEQPKFDVDECRQRDLTYAAPLKVTLRLIVFDIDEDTGARSIKDIKEQSVYMGDMPLMTNNGTFIVNGTERVIVSQMHRSPGVFFDHDKGKSHSSGKLLFAARVIPYRGSWLDIEFDAKDIVHARIDRRRKIPVTSLLMALGMDGEEILSTFYSKSVYERDGKGWRFPFNPETLKGAKAISDLIDADSGEVVVEGGKKLTPRLLRQLTDKGLKFLKASDEDLFGNYLAEDLVNMSTGEIYMEAGAEIDEKTLPQILDSGFEEIPVLGIDHINVGAYIRNTLAADKNENRQDALFDIYRVMRPGEPPTMDSAEAMFQSLFFDAERYDLSAVGRVKMNMRLDLDCPDTVRVLRKDDILAVVKMLVELRDGKGEIDDIDNLGNRRVRSVGELMENQYRLGLLRMERAIKERMSSIEIDTVMPQDLINAKPAAAAVREFFGSSQLSQFMDQVNPLSEITHKRRLSALGPGGLTRERAGFEVRDVHPTHYGRICPIETPEGPNIGLINSLATFARVNKYGFIESPYRKIIDGKVTMDVVYLSAMEEAKYYVAQANSELTADGQFVEEFVVCRHAGEVMLSPRDTINLMDVSPKQLVSVAAALIPFLENDDANRALMGSNMQRQAVPLLRAEAPFVGTGMEPIVARDSGAAIGARRGGVVDQVDATRIVIRATEDLDPSKSGVDIYRLQKFQRSNQNTCVNQRPLVTVGDIVNKGDIIADGPSTDLGDLALGRNALVAFMPWNGYNYEDSILMSERIVSEDVFTSIHIEEFEVMARDTKLGPEEITRDIPNVSEEALKNLDEAGIVYIGAEVQPGDILVGKITPKGESPMTPEEKLLRAIFGEKASDVRDTSMRMPPGTFGTVVEVRVFNRHGVEKDERAMAIEREEIERLAKDRDDEQAILDRNVYGRLIDMLRGQVSIAGPKGFKKGVELTNAVVSEYPRSQWWMFAVEDEKVQGELEALRGQYDESKSRLEQRFMDKVEKVQRGDEMPPGVMKMVKVFVAVKRKIQPGDKMAGRHGNKGVVSRIVPVEDMPFLEDGTHVDIVLNPLGVPSRMNVGQILETHLAWACAGMGKKIGQMLEDYRKHLDITDLRKELTEIYESEAHDEVKHFDDDALVKLAEEAKRGVSIATPVFDGAHESDVSEMLTRAGLNPSGQSTLYDGRTGEAFDRQVTVGYMYMIKLNHLVDDKIHARSIGPYSLVTQQPLGGKAQFGGQRFGEMEVWALEAYGAAYTLQEMLTVKSDDVAGRTKVYEAIVRGDDTFEAGIPESFNVLVKEMRSLGLSVELENSKLLPEDGQLPDAAE